A genomic segment from Glycine soja cultivar W05 chromosome 18, ASM419377v2, whole genome shotgun sequence encodes:
- the LOC114395736 gene encoding MDIS1-interacting receptor like kinase 2-like produces MKFLVICSVVIMGITLELEAVPTPSQLQLEENAIINSGWWNRSKSVASRNICSWYGMSCNVAGSITRINYPFYTPGIRLATLNLSAFKNLEWLEVSNCGLQGTIPSDIGDLPKLTHLDLSHNSLHGEIPPSLANLTQLKSLIISHNKFQGPIPGKLLFLKNLTGLNLSYNSLDGEIPPVLANLTQLENLDLSNNKFQGPIPGELLFLKDLNWLDLSYNSLDDEIPPALVNLTELERLDLSNNKFQGPIPAELGHLLLSVQNVNVNLSFNNLKGPIPYGLSEIQLIGNKDVCSHDSYYIDKYQFKRCSAQDNKVRLNQQLVIVLPILIFLIMLFLLLVCLRHTRIATKNKHANTTAATKNGDLFCIWNYDGNIAYEDIIRATQDFDMRYCIGTGAYGSVYRAQLPSGKIVAVKKLHGFEAEVAAFDESFINEVKVLSEIKHRHIVKLHGFCLHRRIMFLIYEYMERGSLFSVLFDDVEAMELDWKKRVSIVKGTAHALSYLHHDFTPPIVHRDISASNVLLNSDWEPSVSDFGTARFLSSDSSHRTIVAGTIGYIAPELAYSMVVSERCDVYSFGVVALETLVGSHPKEIFSSLQSASTENGITLCEILDQRLPQATMSVLMEIVSVAIVAFACLNANPCSRPTMKSVSQCFLTQLTPLDIPLREISLQQLMSQELRHYLNL; encoded by the exons ATGAAGTTTCTTGTTATTTGCAGTGTTGTTATTATGGGGATAACATTGGAGTTAGAAGCCGTGCCTACACCGTCGCAGCTTCAATTGGAAGAAAATGCTATAATCAATAGTGGATGGTGGAATAGATCAAAGTCAGTAGCTTCACGTAATATCTGTTCATGGTATGGTATGTCTTGCAACGTCGCTGGAAGCATAACTAGAATCAACTATCCCTTTTATACACCTGGGATTCGATTAGCAACACTAAACCTCTCTGCTTTCAAGAATTTAGAATGGCTTGAGGTCTCAAACTGTGGACTACAAGGGACTATCCCATCTGATATTGGTGATCTCCCTAAACTTACTCATCTTGATTTGTCCCATAATTCTCTTCATGGTGAAATACCTCCTTCATTGGCAAATCTTACCCAATTAAAGTCCCTAATCATCTCTCACAACAAATTTCAAGGCCCCATTCCTGGTAAGTTGTTGTTTCTAAAAAATCTTACTGGGTTAAATTTGTCCTATAATTCACTTGATGGTGAGATACCTCCTGTACTGGCAAATCTTACCCAGCTAGAGAACCTAGACCTTTCAAACAACAAATTTCAAGGCCCCATTCCTGGTGAGTTGTTGTTTCTAAAAGATCTTAATTGGTTAGATTTGTCCTATAATTCACTTGATGATGAGATACCTCCTGCACTGGTAAATCTTACCGAGTTAGAGAGACTAGACCTTTCAAACAACAAATTTCAAGGCCCCATTCCAGCGGAGCTTGGACATTTGCTTCTATCTGTGCAAAATGTCAACGtgaacctttcattcaataatttGAAGGGTCCCATTCCATATGGTTTAAGTGAGATTCAGCTAATAGGGAACAAGGATGTATGTAGCCATGATTCCTATTacatagataaatatcaattcAAGCGTTGTTCTGCCCAAGACAACAAAGTAAGGCTCAATCAGCAGCTGGTCATAGTTCTCCCTATCCTCATTTTTCTAATCATGCTCTTCTTACTACTCGTGTGTCTGAGGCACACTCGCATTGCAACTAAGAACAAACATGCAAACACAACGGCAGCCACTAAGAATGGGGACTTATTCTGTATATGGAATTATGATGGAAACATAGCCTATGAAGACATCATTAGAGCAACCCAAGACTTTGACATGAGATATTGTATTGGAACAGGTGCCTACGGGAGCGTTTATAGGGCACAATTACCAAGTGGCAAGATTGTTGCCGTGAAAAAACTCCACGGATTTGAAGCAGAGGTGGCAGCTTTTGATGAGAGTTTCATAAATGAGGTCAAAGTATTGTCAGAAATAAAGCATCGACATATTGTGAAGCTCCATGGATTCTGCTTGCACAGAAGAATCATGTTTTTGATATATGAGTACATGGAGAGAGGCAGCTTGTTTTCAGTGTTGTTTGATGATGTGGAAGCCATGGAATTGGATTGGAAAAAGAGGGTTAGCATTGTGAAAGGCACTGCACATGCTCTTTCCTATCTTCATCATGACTTCACTCCTCCAATTGTGCATAGAGACATATCAGCCAGCAATGTCTTGCTTAACTCAGACTGGGAGCCCAGTGTTTCAGACTTTGGCACAGCCCGATTCCTTAGCTCTGATTCATCCCATCGAACTATAGTTGCTGGAACCATTGGGTACATAGCCCCAG AGCTTGCATATAGTATGGTTGTGAGTGAAAGGTGTGATGTGTACAGCTTTGGAGTGGTGGCACTCGAAACTTTGGTGGGATCGCATCCTAAGGAAATATTCTCATCACTTCAATCAGCATCTACTGAGAATGGCATCACATTATGTGAAATATTGGACCAACGCCTCCCACAGGCAACAATGTCAGTTTTAATGGAAATAGTTAGTGTTGCCATAGTTGCATTTGCGTGCTTAAATGCCAATCCTTGCTCTCGCCCAACAATGAAATCGGTCtctcaatgttttcttactCAGCTTACACCATTAGACATTCCTTTGCGTGAGATTTCATTGCAGCAGCTCATGAGTCAAGAACTCAggcattatttaaatttgtga
- the LOC114396068 gene encoding GDSL esterase/lipase At5g33370-like, producing MAPSSSFVPMVLLGLVILLLGVIVPRSEARPRAFFVFGDSLVDNGNNNYLQTIARANAPPYGIDYPTHRATGRFSNGFNIPDFISQQLGAESTMPYLSPDLTRENLLVGANFASAGVGILNDTGDQFMNIIKMHKQIDYFKEYQQRLSALIGVSRTKRLVNQALILITVGGNDFVNNYFLVDSTARSRQYSLPDYVKFLINRYSKHLQRLYNLGARRVLVTGSGPLGCAPAELAMRGKNGECSADLQRAASLYNPQLEQMLLELNKKIGSDVFIAANTALMHNDFITNPNAYGFNTSKVACCGQGPYNGMGLCLPVSNLCPNRDLHAFWDPFHPTEKANKLVVEQIMSGSTKYMKPMNLSTILTLDARTHS from the exons ATGGCACCCTCGTCAAGTTTTGTTCCTATGGTACTTCTAGGTTTAGTTATATTACTACTTGGTGTTATTGTCCCTAGAAGTGAAGCCAGGCCAAGAGCATTCTTTGTGTTTGGAGATTCGCTTGTTGACAATGGAAACAACAACTATTTGCAAACCATTGCTCGTGCTAATGCCCCTCCTTATGGAATTGACTATCCAACTCATAGAGCAACTGGACGCTTCTCTAACGGCTTCAACATTCCGGATTTTATCA GTCAGCAACTAGGTGCTGAGTCTACAATGCCTTACTTGAGCCCGGACTTAACGAGAGAAAATCTCTTAGTTGGTGCCAATTTTGCTTCAGCTGGCGTTGGAATCCTTAACGATACAGGAGATCAGTTT ATgaacataattaaaatgcacaaacaaatagattattttaaagAGTACCAACAACGACTGAGTGCTCTAATTGGTGTCTCACGAACTAAACGACTCGTGAATCAAGCGTTGATCCTTATCACTGTTGGTGGCAATGATTTTGTAAACAACTACTTCCTAGTGGACTCTACTGCAAGGTCTCGTCAATACTCACTCCCAGACTATGTCAAGTTTCTCATCAATCGGTATAGCAAGCACTTGCag AGGCTATATAATCTGGGAGCTCGGCGAGTTCTTGTGACAGGGTCAGGGCCATTGGGTTGTGCCCCTGCAGAATTGGCCATGCGAGGCAAAAATGGAGAATGTTCTGCTGATCTACAACGTGCTGCATCATTGTACAACCCTCAATTAGAGCAAATGCTACTTGAACTTAACAAGAAAATTGGCAGCGACGTTTTCATTGCTGCAAATACAGCACTAATGCACAATGATTTCATCACCAATCCCAATGCTTATG GATTTAACACGTCAAAAGTAGCTTGTTGTGGACAAGGACCCTACAATGGTATGGGGCTATGCTTGCCAGTCTCCAACCTATGCCCCAACCGAGACTTGCATGCATTTTGGGATCCATTCCATCCAACTGAAAAGGCAAACAAACTTGTTGTAGAACAAATTATGTCTGGCTCTACAAAGTATATGAAGCCAATGAACCTCAGCACCATTCTGACCTTGGATGCTCGAACACATTCATGA
- the LOC114394848 gene encoding beta-glucuronosyltransferase GlcAT14A-like: MKKLKHYYSHHHNSSEQQRKCIFPVITMISLFSLFFLLLFALTLTPLSATRFFPFPISTATTPPPPYPFVESKLFPLPIPPPSPLPPRLAYLISGSSADASAILRTLSALYHPRNRYVLHLDRDSSPEDRRLLTRHVDRHLTFQKFRNVRVVTKANLVTYRGPTMVANTLHAAAIALTESDDWDWFINLSASDYPLVTQDDLLHAFSHLPRDLNFIDHTSDIGWKDHQRARPIIIDPGLYMTKKQDVFWITQRRSRPTAFKLFTGSAWMVLSRSFIDYCIWGWDNLPRTVLMYYTNFISSPEGYFHTVVCNAQEFKNTTVNSDLHFIAWDNPPRQHPHYLSLDDMKRMVDSNAPFARKFHGDDPVLDKIDAELLSRGPGMVVPGGWCIGSRLNGSDPCSVVGNTTVLRPGPGSKRLETLIKSLLSDENFRPKQCV, from the exons ATGAAGAAACTAAAACACTACTATTCCCACCACCACAACTCCtcagaacaacaaagaaaatgTATTTTCCCAGTAATAACCATgatctctcttttctctctcttcttcctcctcctcttcgCTCTCACACTAACACCTCTCTCCGCCACACgcttcttcccattccctatcTCCACCGCCACCACTCCTCCTCCTCCCTACCCCTTCGTCGAGTCCAAGCTTTTTCCTCTCCCAATCCCACCCCCCTCCCCTCTCCCGCCGCGCCTCGCCTACCTCATCTCCGGCTCCTCCGCCGACGCCTCCGCCATCCTCCGCACGCTCTCCGCCCTCTACCACCCCCGCAACCGCTACGTCCTCCACCTCGACCGCGACTCCTCCCCGGAAGACCGCCGCCTTTTAACCCGCCACGTCGACCGCCATCTCACCTTCCAGAAGTTCCGCAACGTCAGGGTCGTCACCAAGGCCAACCTCGTCACCTACCGCGGCCCCACCATGGTCGCCAACACTCTCCACGCCGCCGCTATTGCGCTCACGGAGAGCGATGACTGGGATTGGTTCATTAATCTCAGTGCCTCCGATTACCCCCTCGTTACCCAAGACG ATCTGCTGCACGCGTTCTCACATTTGCCACGCGATCTCAACTTCATTGATCATACTAGTGACATTGGTTGGAAAGA TCATCAACGGGCGAGGCCTATAATTATTGATCCGGGGTTGTATATGACCAAGAAGCAAGACGTGTTCTGGATTACGCAGAGGAGAAGTAGGCCAACGGCCTTCAAACTTTTCACAG GTTCGGCTTGGATGGTTCTTTCAAGATCTTTCATTGATTATTGCATATGGGGATGGGACAATTTACCTCGGACTGTTCTCATGTACTACACAAATTTCATATCTTCCCCTGAAGGGTACTTTCACACTGTTGTTTGTAATGctcaagagttcaagaacaCAACTGTTAACAGTGATCTTCACTTCATTGCTTGGGACAATCCTCCCAGGCAACACCCCCACTACCTTTCTCTCGATGACATGAAAAGGATGGTTGACAGCAACGCCCCCTTCGCGAGAAAGTTCCATGGAGATGATCCGGTATTGGACAAAATCGACGCAGAGCTATTATCTAGAGGTCCTGGGATGGTTGTTCCTGGTGGCTGGTGCATAGGAAGCAGGCTGAATGGGAGTGATCCTTGTTCTGTAGTTGGTAATACTACTGTCCTCAGGCCTGGCCCAGGTTCAAAGAGGCTAGAAACTTTGATCAAATCATTGTTGTCTGATGAAAATTTTCGACCTAAACAATGTGTATGA